One Setaria viridis chromosome 3, Setaria_viridis_v4.0, whole genome shotgun sequence DNA window includes the following coding sequences:
- the LOC117849112 gene encoding uncharacterized protein produces MPITFSREDHWVHIPDPRSYLLAPTIDIVLLSKVVIDGGNDLNIIFTETLKRMDFNFERLLPCEDPFFIIPGKGSYPIGRVIVPITFDTLDNYRTEHLTFKVASFKTSYHAIFGRPMLASVLSIFGDVETSYKCDTEAVQLAETLEYSANANIMLAESKEVDQSQLTILEADPTPMALQPNPQVKKINLSLENPSKTARIESSLTPK; encoded by the exons atgcccataaccttctccagggaagATCACTGGGTGCACATCCCGGATCCCAGGTCTTACCTGCTGGCCCCCACCATAGACATAGTCCTCCTCTCCAAGGTGGTGATTGATGGCGGCAACGacctcaacatcattttcaccGAAACCCtgaagcgcatggacttcaactttgAGCGGCTCCTTCCCTGCGAGGACCCGTTCTTCATAATACCCGgtaaaggatcctatcctattggGAGAGTCATCGTACCGATCACGTTCGACACCCTCGATAACTACCGCACCGAGCACCTCACCTTCAAGGTTGCCAGCTTCAAGacctcctaccatgccatcttcgGCAGGCCAATGCTGGCGAG TGTCCTCTCCATCTTCGGAGATGTCGAAACGTCCTACAAGTGTGACACGGAAGCCGTACAGCTCGCCGAGACCCTGGAGTACTCGGCCAATGCCAACATAATGCTCGCCGAGTCCAAGGAGGTGGACCAGAGTCAGCTAACGATCCTAGAGGCGGACCCGACGCCCATGGCACTGCAGCCCAACCCGCAAGTCAAGAAGATCAACCTCAGCTTGGAAAACCCCTCCAAGACGGCCCGCATCGAGTCCAGCCtcacccccaaatag
- the LOC117847261 gene encoding NAC domain-containing protein 48 has protein sequence MTRRALYMARVPHGARFHASSRLAAGLEERGGIESAADLTSQFELRKRNQPPIEEEEMSGGGVPAAQPQELQLPPGFRFHPTDEELVTHYLCRRCAGLPISVPIIAEIDLYKYDPWQLPRMALYGEKEWYFFSPRDRKYPNGSRPNRAAGTGYWKATGADKPVGTPKPLAIKKALVFYAGKAPRGDKTNWIMHEYRLADVDRSARKKNHSLRLDDWVLCRIYNKKGAAEKPSSGSSDGARASGSHGVQAPMAMGSPPEQKPSVLPPPAAGAGYAPPPFSELAAYYEVRPSDSMPRAHGADSSCSGHALAATSSCGGGGGERPEVQSQPKIAEWERTFAGGAGPGVNPAGALLGGHHQLGPAAGGGGDPLLQDILTYWGKPY, from the exons ATGACCCGCCGCGCGCTATATATGGCGCGCGTGCCGCACGGCGCACGGTTTCATGCCTCCTCGCGTCTCGCTGCAGGACtagaagagagaggggggatCGAATCAGCCGCTGATTTGACCTCGCAATTCGAGCTGCGAAAGCGAAACCAACCACcaatcgaggaggaggagatgagcgGCGGCGGAGTGCCGGCGGCGCAGCCGCAGGAGCTGCAGCTGCCGCCCGGGTTCCGGTTCCACCCGACGGACGAGGAGCTGGTGACGCACTACCTCTGCCGGCGCTGCGCCGGGCTGCCCATCTCTGTGCCCATCATCGCCGAGATCGACCTCTACAAGTACGACCCCTGGCAGCTCCCAA GGATGGCGCTGTACGGCGAGAAGGAGTGGTACTTCTTCTCCCCGCGGGACCGCAAGTACCCGAACGGGTCGCGGCCGAACCGCGCCGCCGGCACGGGGTACTGGAAGGCCACCGGCGCCGACAAGCCGGTGGGCACGCCCAAGCCCCTGGCCATCAAGAAGGCGCTCGTCTTCTACGCCGGCAAGGCCCCCAGGGGCGACAAGACCAACTGGATCATGCACGAGTACCGCCTCGCCGACGTCGACCGCTCCGCCCGCAAGAAGAACCACAGCCTCAGG CTAGATGATTGGGTGCTGTGCCGAATCTACAACAAGAAGGGCGCGGCGGAGAAGCCGTCGTCCGGCTCCAGCGACGGGGCCAGGGCGAGCGGCAGCCACGGTGTGCAGGCGCCCATGGCCATGGGCTCGCCGCCGGAGCAGAAGCCATCCGTGctgccgccccccgccgccggggccgggtacgcgccgccgccgttctcgGAGCTGGCAGCGTACTACGAGGTCCGGCCGTCGGACTCGATGCCCCGGGCGCACGGCGCGGACTCGAGCTGCTCGGGGCACGCGCTGGCGGCCACCTcgtcctgcggcggcggcggcggcgagcggcccgAGGTGCAGAGCCAGCCCAAGATCGCCGAGTGGGAGCGCACGTTCGCAGGCGGCGCCGGCCCGGGCGTCAACCCGGCCGGCGCGTTGCTCGGCGGGcaccaccagcttggcccggcggcgggcggcggcggcgacccgctGCTCCAGGACATCCTCACGTACTGGGGCAAGCCGTACTGA
- the LOC117850054 gene encoding uncharacterized protein isoform X2: protein MATTAPPADADPPECPVCLSPFDAASAVPRVLPCGHSLCGACIVALPPASTAATAGSSLRCPLCSQCVPFSRALGPSSLPKNLALIALLPSSSPSPSHTPTATAPPPLPLPLHAAHSRLLSRFRHAVLPQSTSPLRSAPTPARLAFGSLDTDLGEPWFCAGGRPVSLLPIETHPGEGRPSAEQEAAYYRPSHAARVLDAIGALSDAAREELAGLIASSARLARQVCRIYGVWMDSDAPPLWMVSERHTRSVSRLLEEETIIGEEMVAQIGFVVMEACEVIMRLHCEGLVLGCLGLDCFCLDRFGHCLLDFNQVLALCRGVRAGTHNIGAFVAPEVVAVLGDTLRRMDHDFDGLVGCSSDIWSLGCVLVSFLTRDEQLVAGWNSEGSYDDWEKEVVTRLNASLLGTQLEPLAAIIVSCLSYDPKGRPEIADVWKRIRGLLMKSSDVALAPDDDSAAQKSFRCLLFGELSSMFKSDCKAQLYQGAEENISNQDDGSNGGCIDNRVIDGPQSAGMFKSATLVAHCDCVTGLAIGGGFLFSSSYDKTINVWSLKDFSHVQCLKGHEHKITAIVVVDNDNHSLCISGDSGSGIFVWRVDSTLNEEPLNKWYEHNDWLYRGVNCLAVSGTGYLYTGSRDKSVKAWSLEGGCGRIGNLTQPLAWIV, encoded by the exons ATGGCAACCACAGCGCCACCGGCAGACGCTGATCCCCCCGAGTGCCCGGTGTGCCTCTCCCCATtcgacgccgcctccgccgtgcCGCGCGTCCTCCCGTGCGGCCACTCTCTCTGCGGGGCCTGCATCGTCGCCCTcccgcccgcctccaccgccgccaccgccggctcctcccTCCGCTGTCCTCTCTGCTCCCAGTGCGTCCCCTTCTCCCGCGCGCTCGGACCCTCCTCCCTCCCGAAAAACCTCGCCCTCATCGCGCTTCTCCCCTCCTCATCCCCCTCCCCGTCCCACactcccaccgccaccgcaccgcctcccctccctctcccgctccACGCCGCCCACTCCCGCCTCCTTTCCCGTTTCCGCCATGCCGTCCTCCCCCAGTCCACCTCCCCGCTCCGCTCCGCGCCCACCCCCGCCCGCCTCGCGTTCGGATCCCTCGACACCGACCTCGGGGAGCCCTGGTTCTGCGCGGGGGGCCGCCCCGTCAGCCTCCTTCCGATCGAGACCCACCCCGGCGAAGGACGCCCTTCGGCGGAGCAGGAAGCCGCATACTACCGGCCCAGCCACGCGGCGCGGGTCCTCGACGCGATCGGCGCGCTCAGCgacgcggcgcgggaggagctCGCCGGTCTGATCGCCTCTTCCGCGCGGTTGGCACGGCAGGTGTGCAGGATCTACGGGGTCTGGATGGACTCCGACGCTCCGCCGTTGTGGATGGTATCTGAACGGCACACGCGTAGTGTTTCCCGGTTGTTGGAAGAGGAGACGATCATTGGAGAGGAGATGGTGGCTCAGATTGGATTTGTTGTAATGGAGGCCTGTGAAGTGATAATGAGGTTGCATTGTGAGGGGCTGGTGCTGGGATGCCTTGGGCTCGATTGCTTCTGCCTCGACCGCTTTGGGCACTGCCTGCTTGATTTCAATCAGGTGTTGGCCTTGTGCCGGGGAGTCCGAGCAGGGACACACAATATTGGGGCTTTTGTTGCTCCTGAGGTAGTGGCGGTGCTAGGTGACACATTGCGAAGGATGGATCATGATTTTGATGGCTTGGTTGGGTGTAGTTCGGATATCTGGTCATTGGGTTGTGTATTGGTGTCATTTCTTACTAGGGATGAGCAGCTTGTGGCAGGATGGAACTCTGAAGGGTCATATGATGATTGGGAGAAGGAAGTAGTCACAAGGCTTAATGCCTCATTGCTTGGTACGCAACTTGAACCATTGGCTGCAATTATAGTGTCGTGCTTGAGCTATGATCCAAAAGGCCGTCCAGAGATTGCTGATGTCTGGAAACGTATTAGAGGCTTGTTGATGAAATCCAGCGATGTTGCTTTAGCTCCTGATGATGACTCTGCAGCTCAGAAGAGTTTTAGATGTTTACTCTTTGGGGAGCTATCCTCGATGTTCAAATCAGATTGTAAGGCACAACTGTATCAAGGAGCAGAGGAGAACATTTCAAATCAGGATGATGGAAGTAATGGTGGTTGCATTGACAATAGGGTAATTGATGGTCCACAGTCTGCCGGAATGTTTAAATCAGCAACGCTGGTTGCCCACTGTGATTGTGTAACAGGATTAGCCATTGGAG GTGGATTCTTGTTTAGCTCTTCTTATGATAAAACTATCAATGTGTGGTCACTGAAG GACTTCTCTCATGTACAGTGCTTGAAGGGTCATGAACACAAAATAACCGCAATTGTTGTTGTTGACAATGATAATCATTCTCTTTGTATAAGTGGAGACAGCGGTAGTGGAATTTTTGTCTGGCGTGTAGATTCCACTCTCAATGAAGAACCTTTAAATAAATGGTATGAACATAATGATTGGCTCTATCGAGGAGTTAACTGCTTGGCTGTCTCTGGAACTGGTTATCTTTACACTGGTAGCAGAGACAAATCTGTCAAGGCCTGGTCACTGGAG gGGGGATGTGGCAGGATTGGAAACCTGACTCAGCCCTTAGCATGGATTGTCTGA
- the LOC117850054 gene encoding uncharacterized protein isoform X1: MATTAPPADADPPECPVCLSPFDAASAVPRVLPCGHSLCGACIVALPPASTAATAGSSLRCPLCSQCVPFSRALGPSSLPKNLALIALLPSSSPSPSHTPTATAPPPLPLPLHAAHSRLLSRFRHAVLPQSTSPLRSAPTPARLAFGSLDTDLGEPWFCAGGRPVSLLPIETHPGEGRPSAEQEAAYYRPSHAARVLDAIGALSDAAREELAGLIASSARLARQVCRIYGVWMDSDAPPLWMVSERHTRSVSRLLEEETIIGEEMVAQIGFVVMEACEVIMRLHCEGLVLGCLGLDCFCLDRFGHCLLDFNQVLALCRGVRAGTHNIGAFVAPEVVAVLGDTLRRMDHDFDGLVGCSSDIWSLGCVLVSFLTRDEQLVAGWNSEGSYDDWEKEVVTRLNASLLGTQLEPLAAIIVSCLSYDPKGRPEIADVWKRIRGLLMKSSDVALAPDDDSAAQKSFRCLLFGELSSMFKSDCKAQLYQGAEENISNQDDGSNGGCIDNRVIDGPQSAGMFKSATLVAHCDCVTGLAIGGGFLFSSSYDKTINVWSLKDFSHVQCLKGHEHKITAIVVVDNDNHSLCISGDSGSGIFVWRVDSTLNEEPLNKWYEHNDWLYRGVNCLAVSGTGYLYTGSRDKSVKAWSLEDYSLRCTMTGHKSIVSCLAVASGILYSGSWDGTIRSWWLTDHTPLSVLEDDTAGSMAPVLSISTEANFVVSSYENGYFKIWKNDVLVKSEKLQNGAVYAVRLSGKWFYTGGWDKVINIQELLENESEVELRDVASITCDSIITSILCWNERLIVGLSNRDIKVYYKAS, translated from the exons ATGGCAACCACAGCGCCACCGGCAGACGCTGATCCCCCCGAGTGCCCGGTGTGCCTCTCCCCATtcgacgccgcctccgccgtgcCGCGCGTCCTCCCGTGCGGCCACTCTCTCTGCGGGGCCTGCATCGTCGCCCTcccgcccgcctccaccgccgccaccgccggctcctcccTCCGCTGTCCTCTCTGCTCCCAGTGCGTCCCCTTCTCCCGCGCGCTCGGACCCTCCTCCCTCCCGAAAAACCTCGCCCTCATCGCGCTTCTCCCCTCCTCATCCCCCTCCCCGTCCCACactcccaccgccaccgcaccgcctcccctccctctcccgctccACGCCGCCCACTCCCGCCTCCTTTCCCGTTTCCGCCATGCCGTCCTCCCCCAGTCCACCTCCCCGCTCCGCTCCGCGCCCACCCCCGCCCGCCTCGCGTTCGGATCCCTCGACACCGACCTCGGGGAGCCCTGGTTCTGCGCGGGGGGCCGCCCCGTCAGCCTCCTTCCGATCGAGACCCACCCCGGCGAAGGACGCCCTTCGGCGGAGCAGGAAGCCGCATACTACCGGCCCAGCCACGCGGCGCGGGTCCTCGACGCGATCGGCGCGCTCAGCgacgcggcgcgggaggagctCGCCGGTCTGATCGCCTCTTCCGCGCGGTTGGCACGGCAGGTGTGCAGGATCTACGGGGTCTGGATGGACTCCGACGCTCCGCCGTTGTGGATGGTATCTGAACGGCACACGCGTAGTGTTTCCCGGTTGTTGGAAGAGGAGACGATCATTGGAGAGGAGATGGTGGCTCAGATTGGATTTGTTGTAATGGAGGCCTGTGAAGTGATAATGAGGTTGCATTGTGAGGGGCTGGTGCTGGGATGCCTTGGGCTCGATTGCTTCTGCCTCGACCGCTTTGGGCACTGCCTGCTTGATTTCAATCAGGTGTTGGCCTTGTGCCGGGGAGTCCGAGCAGGGACACACAATATTGGGGCTTTTGTTGCTCCTGAGGTAGTGGCGGTGCTAGGTGACACATTGCGAAGGATGGATCATGATTTTGATGGCTTGGTTGGGTGTAGTTCGGATATCTGGTCATTGGGTTGTGTATTGGTGTCATTTCTTACTAGGGATGAGCAGCTTGTGGCAGGATGGAACTCTGAAGGGTCATATGATGATTGGGAGAAGGAAGTAGTCACAAGGCTTAATGCCTCATTGCTTGGTACGCAACTTGAACCATTGGCTGCAATTATAGTGTCGTGCTTGAGCTATGATCCAAAAGGCCGTCCAGAGATTGCTGATGTCTGGAAACGTATTAGAGGCTTGTTGATGAAATCCAGCGATGTTGCTTTAGCTCCTGATGATGACTCTGCAGCTCAGAAGAGTTTTAGATGTTTACTCTTTGGGGAGCTATCCTCGATGTTCAAATCAGATTGTAAGGCACAACTGTATCAAGGAGCAGAGGAGAACATTTCAAATCAGGATGATGGAAGTAATGGTGGTTGCATTGACAATAGGGTAATTGATGGTCCACAGTCTGCCGGAATGTTTAAATCAGCAACGCTGGTTGCCCACTGTGATTGTGTAACAGGATTAGCCATTGGAG GTGGATTCTTGTTTAGCTCTTCTTATGATAAAACTATCAATGTGTGGTCACTGAAG GACTTCTCTCATGTACAGTGCTTGAAGGGTCATGAACACAAAATAACCGCAATTGTTGTTGTTGACAATGATAATCATTCTCTTTGTATAAGTGGAGACAGCGGTAGTGGAATTTTTGTCTGGCGTGTAGATTCCACTCTCAATGAAGAACCTTTAAATAAATGGTATGAACATAATGATTGGCTCTATCGAGGAGTTAACTGCTTGGCTGTCTCTGGAACTGGTTATCTTTACACTGGTAGCAGAGACAAATCTGTCAAGGCCTGGTCACTGGAG GATTATTCACTTCGCTGCACTATGACAGGTCATAAATCAATTGTATCTTGCCTTGCAGTGGCCAGTGGTATTCTTTACAGTGGAAGTTGGGATGGTACCATTCGGTCATGGTGGCTCACTGATCATACACCATTGTCTGTACTGGAAGATGATACAGCAGGAAGCATGGCTCCTGTGTTGTCAATTTCAACCGAAGCCAATTTTGTTGTTTCATCGTACGAGAACGGCTACTTTAAG ATTTGGAAGAATGATGTCCTTGTCAAATCAGAAAAGCTTCAAAATGGTGCTGTTTATGCAGTTAGATTAAGTGGCAAATGGTTCTATACTGGTGGATGGGATAAGGTCATAAATATTCAG GAATTATTGGAAAATGAATCAGAGGTAGAACTCCGCGACGTCGCTTCCATTACTTGTGACTCAATTATAACTTCAATACTGTGCTGGAATGAAAGGCTGATAGTCGGACTATCCAACAGGGATATCAAG GTTTACTACAAGGCGTCATAA
- the LOC117847800 gene encoding gibberellin 20 oxidase 2: MPENPHHSSRGTVHPVGMDVARRVLRPVPPADADGDAAVISLCWGQPKIPDPFVWPQADALASSERELDAPVVDVGAAMRGDGPGMRRAAEQVAAACASHGLFQVTGHGLDPVLARAALDGAAGFFRLPLATKQRARRAPGNVTGYAAAHVDRFTANLPWKETLSFGHRTSGGRVVVDYFASVLGSDFKPLGAVYQDYCEAMEQVSLAIMEVIGASLGVGRSCYRDFFADGGAIMRCNYYPPCPEPERTLGTGPHCDPSALTLLLQDGAVDGLQVLVDGEWRPVRPRPGALVVNIGDTFMALSNGRYRSCVHRAVVHRERERRSLAFFLCPRDDRVVRPPPRLLAARDDQEQQPRLYPDFTWADLARFTQLHYRADARTLDAFARWLGAAPTSRAAATSASQSQDKAQETA, encoded by the exons ATGCCAGAGAATCCACATCACAGCAGCCGCGGCACTGTCCACCCAGTTGGCATGGATGTTGCTCGTCGCGTACTCCGCCCCGTCCCTCctgccgacgccgacggcgacgctgCCGTCATCAGCCTCTGCTGGGGTCAGCCAAAGATCCCGGACCCGTTCGTCTGGCCCCAGGCCGACGCGCTGGCCTCGTCGGAGAGGGAGCTGGACGCGCCCGTGGTCGACGTCGGGGCCGCCATGCGCGGCGACGGCCCCGGgatgcgccgcgccgccgagcagGTCGCCGCGGCGTGCGCGAGCCACGGGCTCTTCCAGGTGACCGGGCACGGGCTGGACCCGGTGCTGGCGCGCGCTGCGCTCGACGGCGCCGCGGGCTTCTTCCGCCTGCCGCTCGCCACGAAGcagcgcgcccgccgcgccccagGGAACGTGACCGGCTACGCCGCCGCTCATGTAGACCGCTTCACGGCCAACTTGCCCTGGAAGGAGACACTCTCCTTCGGCCACCGGACGTccggcggccgcgtcgtcgtcgactACTTCGCCTCCGTCCTAGGCAGCGACTTCAAACCCTTAGG GGCGGTGTACCAGGACTACTGCGAGGCGATGGAGCAGGTGTCGCTGGCGATAATGGAGGTGATCGGGGCGAGCCTGGGCGTGGGTCGGAGCTGCTACAGGGACTTCttcgccgacggcggcgccatcaTGCGGTGCAACTACTACCCGCCGTGCCCAGAGCCGGAGCGGACGCTGGGCACGGGCCCGCACTGCGACCCGTCGGCGCTCACCCTCCTGCTGCAGGACGGCGCCGTGGACGGGCTCCAGGTGCTCGTCGACGGCGAGTGGCGGCCCGTGCGGCCGAGGCCCGGCGCGCTCGTCGTCAACATCGGGGACACGTTCATG GCGCTGTCGAACGGGCGGTACCGGAGCTGCGTCCACCGCGCGGTGGTGCaccgggagcgggagcggcggtcgctggccttcttcctctgcccGCGCGACGACCGCGTggtgcgcccgccgccgcgcctcctcgccgcccgcgacgACCAGGAGCAGCAGCCACGGCTGTACCCAGACTTCACGTGGGCCGACCTGGCGCGCTTCACGCAGCTCCACTACCGCGCCGACGCCCGCACGCTCGACGCCTTCGCGCGCTGGCTCGGCGCGGCCCCTacctcccgcgccgcggcgacgTCGGCGTCCCAGAGCCAGGACAAGGCGCAAGAGACAGCTTAG